A window of the Bombina bombina isolate aBomBom1 chromosome 3, aBomBom1.pri, whole genome shotgun sequence genome harbors these coding sequences:
- the LOC128651884 gene encoding histone-binding protein RBBP4-B translates to MADKEAAFDDAVEERVINEEYKIWKKNTPFLYDLVMTHALEWPSLTAQWLPDVSRPDGKDFSIHRLVLGTHTSDEQNHLVIASVQLPNDDAQFDASHYDSEKGEFGGFGSVSGKIEIEIKINHEGEVNRARYMPQNPCIIATKTPSSDVLVFDYTKHPSKPDPSGECNPDLRLRGHQKEGYGLSWNPNLSGNLLSASDDHTICLWDISAVPKEGKVVDAKTIFTGHTAVVEDVSWHLLHESLFGSVADDQKLMIWDTRSNNTSKPSHSVDAHTAEVNCLSFNPYSEFILATGSADKTVALWDLRNLKLKLHSFESHKDEIFQVQWSPHNETILASSGTDRRLNVWDLSKIGEEQSPEDAEDGPPELLFIHGGHTAKISDFSWNPNEPWVICSVSEDNIMQVWQMAENIYNDEETEGSVDPEGQGS, encoded by the coding sequence ATGGCGGATAAAGAGGCTGCGTTTGATGATGCAGTTGAGGAGCGGGTGATAAACGAAGAATACAAAATCTGGAAGAAGAATACTCCCTTTTTGTATGACTTGGTTATGACACATGCCTTAGAGTGGCCTAGTCTGACAGCTCAGTGGCTCCCAGATGTCTCCAGACCTGATGGAAAAGATTTTAGCATCCACCGATTGGTACTCGGAACTCACACATCAGATGAACAGAATCACCTTGTGATCGCAAGTGTGCAACTTCCAAATGATGATGCACAATTTGATGCGTCTCACTACGACAGTGAAAAAGGAGAGTTTGGAGGTTTTGGTTCTGTCAGTGGAAAAATAGAGATTGAGATCAAAATAAACCATGAGGGTGAGGTGAATAGAGCACGCTACATGCCACAGAACCCCTGCATCATTGCTACAAAGACTCCCTCTAGTGATGTTCTTGTATTTGACTACACAAAACACCCATCTAAACCAGATCCGTCAGGGGAGTGTAACCCAGATCTGCGGCTTCGAGGCCATCAGAAAGAGGGTTACGGATTATCTTGGAACCCGAACCTTAGTGGTAACCTGCTCAGTGCTTCGGATGACCATACTATCTGTCTGTGGGACATCAGTGCTGTGCCCAAGGAGGGTAAGGTAGTGGATGCTAAAACAATCTTCACAGGACACACTGCAGTAGTGGAGGATGTCTCGTGGCATTTACTCCATGAGTCTCTATTTGGATCAGTAGCAGATGACCAGAAATTAATGATTTGGGACACCCGCTCAAACAACACATCAAAGCCCAGCCATTCTGTTGATGCTCATACAGCTGAGGTGAACTGCCTTTCTTTCAACCCTTACAGTGAATTCATCTTGGCCACCGGATCAGCAGACAAGACAGTTGCATTGTGGGACCTGCGCAATTTGAAATTAAAGCTGCATTCATTTGAGTCTCACAAGGATGAGATTTTCCAGGTTCAGTGGTCTCCACATAATGAAACCATCTTGGCTTCCAGTGGTACTGATCGCAGGCTTAATGTCTGGGATTTAAGTAAAATTGGAGAAGAACAGTCTCCAGAGGATGCAGAAGATGGTCCTCCCGAATTATTGTTCATTCATGGTGGTCATACAGCAAAGATCTCAGACTTCTCTTGGAACCCTAATGAGCCATGGGTGATCTGCTCTGTATCAGAGGATAACATCATGCAGGTCTGGCAGATGGCCGAGAACATTTATAATGATGAAGAAACAGAAGGCAGTGTGGACCCAGAGGGGCAGGGATCCTAG